A single Planktothrix serta PCC 8927 DNA region contains:
- a CDS encoding ATP-binding protein: MIELDLSRFYKACNPSKTIDMANPEDRKYYIDFSSIRGSDIIRELSRTITLLSHDEPTCQLFSGHIGCGKSTELFRLKDLLERQGYHVVYFESSQNLDMADVDISDVLLMIARQVSDSLEGEQIRLKPGYFANLFTEISELMQTPIQLSAEAELSVGIAKITAKTKDSPKLRSQLRQYLEPRTSSILDAINDELLEKANIALQAKGKKGIVVIVDNLDRIDNSPKPWGRTQPEYLFVDRGEQLKRLNCHVVFTIPLTLMFSNDYDRLSSRFGVKPKVLPMVPVRLRDGTNHPGGMIKLQQMVLARAFPDLPPEDRLSRISVLFDSPKTLERLCSISGGHIRRLLMLMYSCLQQEDPPFTRSCLEQVIQEYRDDLLGAINPEEWELLLRVVKTQKVTGEDECQTLLRSMFVFEYRDQDGRWFGINPALTESNN, from the coding sequence GTGATCGAGCTTGATTTAAGCAGATTTTATAAAGCCTGTAATCCCAGTAAGACCATCGACATGGCGAACCCCGAAGATCGAAAATATTATATCGATTTTTCATCCATTCGGGGTAGCGATATTATTCGAGAACTGAGCCGAACGATTACCCTACTCTCCCATGATGAACCCACCTGTCAATTATTTAGTGGTCATATTGGATGTGGGAAATCTACAGAATTGTTTCGTCTTAAGGATTTGTTAGAGCGCCAGGGATATCATGTCGTTTATTTTGAATCCTCTCAAAATCTCGATATGGCGGATGTGGATATCAGCGATGTTTTATTAATGATTGCTCGTCAGGTGAGTGATAGTTTGGAAGGGGAACAAATTCGTCTCAAACCTGGATATTTTGCCAATTTATTTACAGAAATTTCGGAGTTAATGCAAACACCGATTCAACTTTCTGCGGAGGCTGAATTATCCGTTGGAATTGCTAAAATTACAGCAAAAACGAAAGATTCCCCTAAATTACGCTCACAGTTACGGCAATATTTAGAACCCCGTACCAGTAGTATCCTAGATGCGATTAATGATGAACTTTTAGAAAAAGCTAATATAGCTTTACAGGCGAAAGGAAAAAAAGGAATTGTCGTCATCGTTGATAATTTAGATCGGATTGATAACTCTCCTAAACCTTGGGGAAGAACTCAACCGGAATATCTGTTTGTTGATCGGGGTGAACAACTCAAACGCTTGAATTGTCATGTTGTTTTTACCATTCCTTTGACTTTAATGTTTTCTAATGACTATGATCGACTCTCTAGTCGGTTTGGGGTCAAACCTAAAGTATTACCGATGGTTCCTGTCCGTCTGCGGGATGGTACAAATCACCCCGGTGGAATGATTAAATTACAACAAATGGTTTTAGCGCGAGCATTTCCTGATCTTCCACCGGAAGATCGTTTATCTCGAATTTCTGTTTTATTTGATAGTCCTAAAACTTTGGAGCGTTTGTGTTCAATTAGTGGGGGTCATATTCGACGTTTATTGATGTTGATGTACAGTTGTTTACAACAAGAAGATCCCCCTTTCACCCGTTCCTGTTTAGAGCAGGTGATTCAAGAATATCGAGATGATCTTTTAGGAGCAATTAACCCTGAAGAATGGGAATTATTGTTAAGGGTGGTAAAAACTCAAAAAGTGACCGGAGAAGATGAATGTCAAACTTTACTGCGAAGTATGTTTGTTTTTGAATATCGGGATCAAGATGGTCGTTGGTTTGGAATTAATCCCGCTTTAACAGAAAGCAATAATTAA
- a CDS encoding cell division protein FtsQ/DivIB encodes MTNLGSVSTNELGRRRQQLRRQRRLKLVQVLYQAMVVSSLAGGLFWLINQPIWLIRQPEQLKVEGNQLLSDQAVRSLLPLSYPQSLWKIQPQVLEKTLESRGQIASAHVTRQLFPPSLTINIQERQPIAVAYPPSKTSQTGGNDQIGWLDATGDWMPLENYTELEKTKQLPTLKVIGNVSQYHAYWPQVYQAISRSPIKILVINWEDPSNLILQTEMGTVHLGPYSSKFPEQLRVIDRMRNVPQQLDISQIMYFDLKNPSQPLVQMRPETTAKRTSSEEESTSN; translated from the coding sequence ATGACCAATCTGGGATCTGTTTCAACGAATGAGTTAGGACGTCGCCGCCAGCAGTTACGACGTCAACGGCGCTTAAAATTAGTACAAGTGTTATACCAAGCGATGGTTGTCAGTAGCTTGGCGGGGGGTTTATTTTGGCTGATTAATCAACCGATCTGGTTGATTCGCCAACCGGAACAATTGAAAGTTGAAGGTAATCAACTGTTATCGGATCAAGCTGTTCGTTCTTTATTACCCCTGTCCTATCCTCAATCTCTGTGGAAAATTCAACCCCAGGTCTTAGAAAAAACTTTAGAATCACGAGGTCAAATTGCTTCTGCTCATGTCACTCGCCAGTTATTTCCACCTAGTTTAACAATTAATATTCAAGAGCGACAACCGATTGCTGTGGCTTATCCCCCCTCAAAAACTTCCCAGACTGGGGGAAATGACCAAATTGGCTGGTTAGATGCCACAGGGGATTGGATGCCTTTAGAGAACTATACCGAATTAGAAAAAACGAAACAATTACCTACCCTGAAAGTGATTGGAAATGTGAGTCAATATCATGCTTACTGGCCCCAAGTTTATCAAGCCATTAGTCGCAGTCCGATAAAAATCTTGGTAATCAATTGGGAAGATCCGAGTAATCTGATTCTTCAGACTGAAATGGGTACTGTTCATCTTGGCCCCTATAGTTCTAAATTCCCGGAACAGTTAAGGGTAATTGATCGGATGAGAAATGTCCCTCAACAATTAGATATCAGCCAGATCATGTATTTTGATCTGAAAAATCCCAGCCAACCTCTGGTACAGATGCGACCGGAAACTACCGCCAAACGTACCTCCTCCGAGGAAGAGTCTACGTCTAACTAA
- the ftsZ gene encoding cell division protein FtsZ: MTVKNNLGSTQGNSDAEGKANPWLTADSANPFRRNEQIIVNPNNDSKDMPREDSWSGDIIPSNAARIKVIGVGGSGGNAVNRMIESQVTGVEFWSVNTDAQALIVSKAQKRLQVGQKLTRGLGAGGNPAIGQKAAEESRDEICQALEGADLVFITAGLGGGTGTGGAPVVAEIAKELGALTVGVVTRPFMFEGKRRNSQADEGIAALQSCVDTLIVIPNNKLLEVINEQMPVQEAFRYADDVLRQGVQGISDIITIPGLVNVDFADVRAVMADAGSALLGIGIGSGKSRAREAAVAAIASPLLESSIDGAKGVVFNITGGTDLTLHEVNAAAETIYEVVDPNANIIFGAVIDERMQGEVKITVIATGFSGDNKQGIPVNRSVNVPMGNIPVISAPTNPNQPPTPTNPPQPGLDIPDFLRRRRPPNR; this comes from the coding sequence ATGACAGTTAAGAATAATCTGGGGTCTACCCAAGGCAATTCTGATGCTGAAGGAAAAGCGAATCCCTGGTTGACAGCCGATTCAGCTAATCCATTCCGTAGAAATGAACAAATAATAGTTAACCCTAATAACGATTCTAAAGATATGCCCCGTGAAGACTCTTGGAGTGGCGATATTATTCCGAGCAATGCTGCAAGGATCAAGGTGATTGGTGTTGGTGGCAGTGGCGGTAACGCAGTTAACCGAATGATTGAGAGCCAGGTAACAGGTGTTGAGTTTTGGTCAGTGAATACCGATGCTCAAGCTTTAATCGTATCGAAAGCCCAAAAACGTCTACAAGTTGGTCAGAAATTAACCAGAGGGTTAGGGGCAGGTGGAAACCCCGCCATTGGTCAAAAAGCGGCGGAAGAGTCACGCGATGAAATTTGCCAAGCTTTAGAAGGGGCTGATTTGGTCTTTATTACCGCCGGGTTAGGGGGCGGAACTGGAACCGGAGGCGCTCCGGTGGTTGCGGAAATCGCAAAAGAGCTCGGGGCTTTAACCGTTGGGGTGGTGACTCGTCCGTTTATGTTTGAAGGCAAACGGCGCAATTCTCAAGCAGATGAAGGAATCGCGGCATTACAATCCTGTGTTGATACGTTAATTGTGATTCCGAATAATAAGTTATTAGAAGTGATTAACGAACAAATGCCCGTACAGGAAGCCTTTCGTTATGCGGATGATGTGTTACGCCAAGGGGTACAGGGAATCTCGGATATTATTACGATTCCGGGATTAGTTAACGTGGATTTTGCCGATGTTCGGGCGGTAATGGCCGATGCCGGGTCGGCATTATTGGGGATTGGCATTGGTTCGGGGAAATCCCGCGCCCGAGAAGCCGCCGTTGCTGCCATCGCCTCTCCCTTATTAGAATCCTCCATTGATGGAGCCAAAGGGGTGGTGTTTAATATTACTGGCGGTACGGATTTAACTTTACATGAGGTGAATGCAGCAGCCGAAACCATCTATGAAGTCGTTGATCCCAACGCCAATATTATCTTTGGGGCTGTGATTGATGAACGGATGCAGGGAGAAGTAAAAATTACAGTAATTGCCACTGGCTTCTCTGGAGACAATAAACAGGGTATTCCCGTCAACCGCTCCGTGAATGTACCTATGGGCAATATTCCGGTAATTTCGGCTCCAACCAACCCCAACCAACCCCCAACCCCAACTAACCCCCCCCAACCCGGATTGGATATTCCTGACTTCCTCCGTCGGCGACGTCCTCCGAATCGTTAG
- a CDS encoding late competence development ComFB family protein, translating into MTTLNTEFGSVNTMVIGSNRRYHNVMEDLVTEEVKRQLASLSPRLSQYIKRVEVETYALNRLPPLYASSKEGWIQQLKRGRDEFYTPIKTAVRQAIAAVQRDLLRHSTPLSPEEAAQVNQELQKQEAPQQTVPRHSYEPDEMPLSKLDQKVAQRHRSYADNYSRKDASIRDGWMG; encoded by the coding sequence GTGACAACACTGAATACCGAATTTGGCTCGGTAAATACTATGGTTATCGGTTCTAATCGCAGATATCATAATGTGATGGAAGACTTAGTAACTGAGGAAGTCAAGCGTCAACTCGCTTCCCTCTCCCCCCGACTCTCCCAATACATTAAGCGGGTTGAAGTTGAAACTTATGCCCTCAACCGTTTACCCCCCCTTTACGCTTCCAGTAAAGAAGGTTGGATACAACAACTCAAACGGGGACGTGATGAATTTTATACTCCGATCAAAACCGCAGTCCGACAAGCGATAGCCGCTGTGCAACGGGACTTACTCCGACACTCAACGCCCTTATCTCCAGAAGAAGCCGCCCAAGTGAATCAGGAACTCCAAAAACAAGAAGCTCCACAACAAACTGTACCCCGGCATTCCTATGAGCCCGATGAGATGCCCCTATCTAAGCTGGATCAGAAAGTCGCGCAGCGTCACCGTTCTTATGCGGATAATTACTCGCGCAAAGACGCTTCCATTCGAGATGGATGGATGGGGTGA
- the dndE gene encoding DNA sulfur modification protein DndE, translated as MEPPLERIRLSLTAKEQLTKLKRVTKIENWNILCRWALCRSLAELTIPSPVPIPSDSNVEMTWQVFGGEMCDLLLLALKQRCHNDHLATDQETLATQFRLHLHRGIGYLAGDANLQQIEDLITLTDTQTH; from the coding sequence ATGGAACCCCCCTTAGAGCGAATTCGCCTGTCCTTAACAGCTAAGGAACAACTGACAAAACTCAAACGAGTTACCAAAATAGAGAATTGGAATATCCTGTGCCGTTGGGCTTTGTGTCGTTCTCTAGCGGAGCTAACAATCCCTTCCCCCGTTCCCATCCCCTCAGATAGTAACGTTGAAATGACGTGGCAAGTCTTTGGCGGGGAGATGTGTGATTTGTTACTCCTAGCCCTAAAGCAACGTTGCCATAATGACCATTTAGCAACCGATCAAGAAACCCTCGCCACCCAGTTTCGCCTCCACCTGCATCGAGGAATTGGTTACTTAGCAGGTGATGCCAATCTCCAACAGATTGAAGATTTAATTACCCTCACCGACACCCAAACCCATTGA
- a CDS encoding helix-turn-helix domain-containing protein, with translation MELNPVTGFGVTAPTTTEVSPESLRSLVRQIEAELYCSEVYNIALKSLQKMLGQAASKAEIVIKAVGREAIQQALKQIARQQTAIICTTESSSPHDSISVTAIPSDSFPTPAIKDIPQKTESSSPEVQISVVSPLGFIAGDQTPTTTSESQPISASKPHEQVSTASNHTPLAKPKHQRLNQAEINQQIHQKQKIYLREIGEELRKARESYHLSLQQLHYFTLVPLHHLEALEQGEIERLPEDIYIRGFICRAANALGLEGGQMAASFPCLEFNGQVGQYGSKVDIDSEFYLNSVHLYLGYVAILASSMGGIAWLSQQSVPDVTIPPDVQNLLDHKTPQSHRQEAPTPIPGRQSEANKIQISLDFSPPEMMNGAMA, from the coding sequence ATGGAACTGAATCCGGTAACAGGTTTTGGTGTGACAGCACCGACAACAACAGAGGTGTCTCCTGAAAGTTTACGCTCTCTTGTGCGTCAAATTGAAGCAGAATTATATTGTAGTGAAGTTTATAATATTGCCCTAAAAAGCTTACAAAAAATGTTAGGACAAGCGGCAAGTAAAGCCGAAATTGTGATTAAAGCGGTGGGACGAGAAGCCATTCAACAAGCTTTAAAACAAATTGCTAGGCAACAAACCGCAATTATTTGTACAACAGAATCTTCATCCCCTCATGATTCTATTTCTGTAACGGCTATTCCCTCAGACTCTTTCCCGACTCCAGCCATCAAAGATATTCCTCAAAAAACGGAATCTTCCTCTCCAGAAGTTCAAATATCTGTTGTTTCTCCCCTAGGGTTTATTGCGGGAGATCAAACCCCAACGACAACTTCTGAATCTCAACCTATTTCTGCTTCAAAGCCTCACGAACAAGTCTCGACTGCATCGAATCATACCCCCCTAGCGAAACCGAAACATCAACGTTTGAATCAAGCTGAAATTAATCAGCAAATTCATCAAAAGCAAAAAATTTATTTACGAGAAATTGGGGAAGAATTGCGAAAAGCCAGAGAATCTTATCATCTGAGTTTACAACAACTCCACTATTTTACTTTAGTTCCGCTTCATCATTTAGAAGCTTTGGAACAGGGAGAAATTGAGCGTTTACCGGAAGATATTTATATTCGAGGGTTTATTTGTCGAGCGGCGAATGCTTTAGGATTAGAAGGAGGACAAATGGCCGCATCTTTTCCTTGTTTGGAATTTAACGGACAGGTTGGACAATATGGTTCTAAAGTGGATATAGATTCAGAATTTTATCTGAATTCAGTGCATTTATATTTGGGTTATGTGGCTATTTTGGCAAGCTCTATGGGGGGTATTGCGTGGTTGTCTCAACAAAGTGTTCCTGATGTGACGATTCCTCCCGATGTTCAGAATTTATTAGATCATAAAACACCCCAATCCCATCGTCAAGAAGCACCCACACCGATACCAGGGAGACAATCAGAAGCGAATAAAATTCAGATTAGCTTAGATTTTTCTCCTCCTGAAATGATGAATGGTGCGATGGCTTAG
- a CDS encoding DUF938 domain-containing protein, producing MNISNDLRQYAPATERNQQPILAVLKQVLPATGTVLEIASGTGQHAVFFAPELKPRKWLTSEINPILRDSILAWQTHLPSDNLFYPLELDVQKSTWLVENPDLKLPFSLQEFPITAIININMIHISPWSACLGLMAGANRILPSAGILYLYGPYKQQGKPTAPSNEAFDSSLRLSNPEWGVRNLEDVIAIAELENFRLGKVIPMPANNLSVIFEKI from the coding sequence ATGAATATTTCCAACGATCTTCGGCAATATGCTCCGGCAACAGAACGAAATCAACAACCGATTTTAGCTGTTTTAAAACAGGTACTTCCAGCCACAGGAACAGTATTAGAAATAGCCAGTGGAACCGGACAACACGCTGTATTTTTTGCCCCTGAGTTGAAACCTAGAAAATGGCTAACCTCAGAAATTAACCCTATTTTACGAGACAGTATTCTAGCTTGGCAAACCCATTTACCCTCAGATAATTTATTTTATCCTTTAGAATTAGATGTTCAGAAATCAACTTGGTTAGTCGAAAATCCTGATTTAAAATTGCCCTTTTCTTTGCAAGAATTTCCGATTACTGCTATCATTAATATTAATATGATTCATATTTCCCCTTGGTCAGCTTGCTTGGGATTAATGGCAGGTGCAAATCGGATTTTGCCATCGGCAGGAATTTTATATTTATATGGCCCTTATAAACAACAGGGAAAACCCACGGCCCCCAGCAATGAAGCCTTTGATAGTTCTTTACGTTTATCTAACCCGGAATGGGGAGTCAGAAATTTAGAAGACGTTATTGCTATTGCGGAATTAGAAAATTTTCGGTTAGGAAAGGTTATCCCCATGCCCGCTAATAATTTATCCGTGATTTTTGAAAAAATCTAG
- a CDS encoding DUF485 domain-containing protein, producing MDDRDKILTQLAEERWRVSLALTLAMMFIYFGFILLVAFNKSLMGSLIMPGLSWGILLGALVIISAWVLIYFYVSWTNNYYDRKIEDLIKD from the coding sequence ATGGACGACAGAGACAAAATATTAACTCAACTCGCCGAGGAACGATGGCGAGTATCTTTGGCTTTAACATTAGCCATGATGTTTATTTACTTCGGATTTATCTTATTAGTGGCCTTCAATAAGTCCTTAATGGGGTCTTTAATTATGCCCGGTTTAAGTTGGGGCATTTTGTTAGGAGCCTTAGTCATTATTTCAGCCTGGGTATTAATTTACTTCTATGTTAGCTGGACTAATAACTATTACGATCGCAAAATTGAAGACCTGATTAAGGATTAA
- a CDS encoding sodium:solute symporter family transporter: protein MSTTLGQFNPVAITFFLLFVVASLGITYWASSHTKSAAQFYTAGGQISGFQNGLALAGDFMSAASFLGIAGLVALNGFDGLIYSIGFLVGWPIVMFLIAEPLRNLGTYTFSDVVAYRMRQTPVRIASAIGTLSVVSFYLIAQMVGAGNLIKLLFGMEYELAVMIVGGVMLAYVIFGGMMATTWVQIIKAFLLLGGAILLTILVLSKFGFNPFNLFAAAAQKYGPEVLAPGKQVANPLDAISLGMSLMFGTAGLPHILMRFYTVPDARAARKSVMYASWFIGFFYLLTFILGFGAMTLLGREQIQAIDKGGNMAAPMLAEVLGGNVLLGFIAAVSFATILAVVAGLTLSGAAALSHDLWVNVVRGGSADETEQLKVARGATMFLGALAIILGIVFKGQNVAYMVGLAFAIAASGNFPALLMSILWRRFTTNGAVASMITGTLTSLFLIYLSPTIQIDLLKHTEAIFPLKNPGLITIPLSFAVGIIVSLLKSDRQAFTKFAEVEQLIHISDLQFPSTLPAQDIDVEL, encoded by the coding sequence ATGTCAACTACTCTCGGACAATTTAACCCCGTCGCTATTACATTTTTCCTGCTGTTTGTTGTGGCTTCTTTAGGGATTACTTATTGGGCTTCCTCCCACACAAAAAGCGCTGCACAATTTTACACCGCCGGAGGACAAATTAGTGGATTTCAAAATGGTTTAGCCCTCGCTGGCGATTTTATGAGCGCCGCGAGTTTTTTAGGAATAGCAGGTTTAGTCGCCCTGAATGGTTTTGATGGATTAATTTACTCCATTGGCTTTTTAGTTGGGTGGCCAATTGTGATGTTTTTAATTGCTGAACCCCTGCGAAATTTAGGCACCTATACCTTTTCTGATGTAGTTGCCTATCGGATGCGTCAAACCCCGGTCAGAATTGCCTCAGCTATTGGCACTTTATCAGTAGTTAGTTTCTACTTAATTGCCCAAATGGTCGGGGCAGGTAATTTAATTAAATTACTGTTTGGGATGGAATATGAATTAGCCGTGATGATTGTCGGCGGTGTCATGTTAGCCTACGTCATTTTTGGCGGCATGATGGCAACCACCTGGGTACAAATTATCAAGGCTTTTTTGTTATTGGGGGGTGCAATATTATTAACCATTTTGGTCTTATCAAAATTTGGTTTTAATCCCTTCAATTTATTTGCCGCCGCTGCCCAAAAATATGGGCCGGAAGTGTTAGCTCCAGGGAAACAAGTTGCTAATCCTTTAGATGCCATTTCTTTAGGGATGTCTTTAATGTTTGGGACGGCTGGACTCCCGCATATTTTAATGCGTTTCTATACCGTACCCGATGCCAGAGCCGCGCGGAAATCCGTGATGTATGCCAGTTGGTTTATTGGCTTCTTTTATCTGCTAACATTTATCCTCGGTTTTGGAGCGATGACCTTATTAGGTCGGGAACAAATTCAAGCCATTGATAAAGGGGGAAATATGGCAGCCCCAATGTTAGCAGAAGTCTTGGGAGGAAACGTTTTATTAGGGTTTATTGCGGCGGTTTCTTTTGCCACCATTTTAGCAGTTGTGGCGGGATTAACCCTTTCCGGTGCGGCAGCTTTATCCCATGATTTATGGGTGAATGTGGTGCGCGGAGGTTCTGCGGATGAAACCGAACAATTAAAAGTTGCTAGGGGCGCCACGATGTTTTTAGGGGCTTTAGCAATTATTTTGGGAATCGTTTTTAAAGGACAAAATGTTGCCTATATGGTGGGTTTAGCCTTTGCGATCGCAGCTAGTGGTAATTTCCCGGCTTTATTGATGTCAATTTTATGGCGACGATTTACCACAAATGGTGCGGTTGCGAGTATGATTACCGGAACACTGACTTCTTTGTTTTTAATTTATTTGTCTCCAACCATTCAAATCGATTTACTCAAACATACAGAAGCCATTTTTCCGCTTAAAAACCCCGGTTTAATCACCATTCCGTTATCATTTGCCGTAGGAATTATTGTTTCTTTGCTAAAAAGCGATCGCCAAGCTTTTACCAAATTTGCAGAAGTTGAGCAATTGATTCATATTAGCGATTTACAATTTCCCTCTACCTTACCAGCCCAGGATATTGATGTAGAATTGTAA
- a CDS encoding EAL domain-containing protein, with amino-acid sequence MFSRKLHFLKSWVKSCSGALLLMSGGKRNILPASVRLSPGLLTSLIVTLFVVGCQKLGGLEALELRMFDVLVCLRPLPEPDPNLLIVAITEKDIQSQKQWPLTDQILAQVFAKLQQHQPSAIGLDLYRDLPQEPGGKELLKQLKADNVIVITKIGNPKNPSVPPPPGISPERIGFNDLVLDSDGVVRRQLLFASGQDDQTVFAFSLQLALTYLKTQGIEPKNNSRYPQYMELGKTIFFPLNSGDGGYANIDHRGYQILLNYRTPEIARIVSIGEVLSNQVQPNWIKNKVILIGTTAPSIPDAFLTPYSIKATENFKMPGVLIHGQMVSQIINSSLIKPSPILFSQFLAPSSSLFRFLPQYLEIVWIGTWAIVGGLLMWQITHPLKQGLALIVGLLSLLGISYGLFLLNTWVPIIAPIFSLFLTGTGVIAYKQIHNSLHDSLTKLPNRTLFLERVGWAILNTKRHQSQCAVLFLNIDRFKRINDSLGYEAGNQLLIEIVQRMKTCLRNQDMIARLGGDEFAILIEHLKPPQKAAFVAERIQNVLLSPFKLNDHDIFMSLSIGIALSEMAESRADYLLRNAHTAMYRARSLGKGMIQVFEQTMHVNGIEQLKLETSLRLALERQEFVLYYQPVISLTSGQIVGFEALIRWQHPEDGLITPDLFLTVAKETGLIVPIGKWAIQEACNQLKRWQAQFYWQPELILGVNLSARQFFQPDLIEQIQEIILTSKINPNGLRLEITESVLMDDVEATIHLLKRLKSLGLKLSIDDFGTGFSSLSYLPRFPIDTLKIDRSFVGQIEADEAGENLAIVRTIIRLAHALNKDVVAEGVETAYQLAQLRSLGCEYAQGYFFLKPVPADIVTAFVESNPQW; translated from the coding sequence ATGTTTTCTCGAAAACTCCATTTTCTCAAATCTTGGGTAAAATCTTGCTCTGGCGCGTTGCTACTGATGTCAGGGGGGAAAAGGAATATTTTACCTGCTTCGGTACGATTATCGCCGGGTTTATTAACCAGTTTAATTGTCACCCTGTTTGTGGTGGGATGTCAAAAATTAGGGGGGTTAGAAGCATTAGAGTTACGAATGTTTGATGTCTTGGTTTGTTTACGACCCCTTCCCGAACCTGACCCTAACTTATTAATCGTTGCTATTACGGAAAAGGATATCCAATCTCAAAAACAATGGCCGCTTACTGATCAAATTTTAGCACAGGTTTTTGCTAAACTCCAACAACATCAACCCTCTGCCATTGGCTTAGATTTATATCGAGATTTACCCCAAGAACCGGGGGGGAAGGAATTATTAAAGCAGTTAAAAGCCGATAATGTAATTGTGATTACGAAAATCGGAAATCCTAAAAATCCGAGTGTTCCTCCTCCTCCGGGAATTTCTCCTGAACGCATTGGATTTAATGATCTGGTATTAGACTCCGATGGCGTTGTTCGGCGACAATTATTGTTTGCGAGTGGTCAAGATGATCAAACAGTTTTTGCCTTTTCCCTACAACTGGCTTTAACTTACTTAAAAACTCAGGGAATTGAGCCTAAAAATAATAGCCGTTATCCCCAATATATGGAACTGGGAAAAACCATATTTTTTCCCTTGAATTCAGGAGATGGAGGGTATGCTAATATTGATCATCGAGGCTATCAAATTTTACTGAATTATCGCACTCCAGAAATTGCCAGAATTGTCAGTATAGGAGAGGTTTTATCCAATCAAGTTCAACCCAATTGGATTAAAAATAAAGTCATTTTAATTGGAACAACAGCACCTAGTATTCCCGATGCGTTTTTAACCCCTTATAGTATTAAAGCTACCGAAAATTTTAAAATGCCTGGGGTATTGATTCATGGTCAAATGGTGAGCCAGATTATTAATTCTAGCTTGATTAAACCTTCTCCTATTTTATTCTCTCAATTTTTAGCTCCTAGTTCAAGTTTATTTAGGTTCTTGCCACAATATTTAGAAATAGTATGGATTGGAACTTGGGCAATAGTAGGAGGGTTATTAATGTGGCAGATTACTCATCCTCTCAAGCAAGGTTTGGCTTTAATAGTAGGACTCTTGAGTTTATTAGGAATCAGCTACGGACTATTTTTATTAAACACTTGGGTTCCGATTATTGCTCCCATTTTCTCCTTATTTTTGACGGGAACTGGAGTTATTGCTTATAAACAAATTCACAATTCTTTGCATGATTCCCTAACCAAACTTCCCAACCGCACCTTATTTTTAGAACGAGTGGGATGGGCAATTTTAAACACAAAACGGCATCAATCTCAATGTGCTGTTCTGTTTTTAAATATTGATCGATTTAAGCGAATTAACGATAGTTTAGGATATGAAGCCGGAAATCAACTATTAATAGAAATTGTCCAGAGAATGAAAACTTGTTTGCGAAATCAAGATATGATTGCCCGGTTAGGAGGAGATGAATTTGCAATTTTAATTGAACATTTAAAACCTCCTCAAAAGGCTGCTTTTGTCGCTGAACGCATTCAAAATGTGTTGCTTTCTCCGTTTAAATTAAATGATCATGATATTTTTATGAGTTTAAGTATTGGAATTGCTCTCAGTGAAATGGCGGAAAGTAGGGCAGATTATTTATTAAGAAATGCTCATACGGCGATGTATCGCGCCAGAAGCTTAGGAAAAGGGATGATTCAAGTTTTTGAACAGACCATGCACGTTAATGGTATTGAACAATTAAAGTTAGAAACGAGCTTGAGATTAGCCTTAGAACGTCAAGAATTTGTTTTATATTATCAACCTGTTATTTCCTTAACTTCAGGTCAAATTGTTGGCTTTGAAGCCTTAATTCGTTGGCAACATCCCGAAGACGGATTAATCACTCCTGATCTGTTTCTAACGGTTGCCAAAGAGACGGGATTAATTGTTCCCATTGGTAAATGGGCAATTCAAGAAGCCTGTAATCAATTAAAACGATGGCAAGCACAGTTTTATTGGCAACCTGAATTAATTTTAGGGGTAAATTTATCCGCTAGACAGTTTTTTCAACCGGATTTAATCGAACAAATTCAAGAGATTATTTTAACGTCTAAAATTAATCCCAATGGGTTAAGATTGGAAATTACAGAAAGTGTGTTAATGGATGATGTGGAAGCCACAATTCATCTGTTGAAACGGTTAAAATCTCTAGGGTTAAAGTTGAGTATTGATGATTTTGGGACGGGGTTTTCTTCTTTGAGTTATTTACCCCGATTTCCCATTGATACGCTTAAAATTGATCGGTCTTTTGTGGGACAAATAGAAGCAGATGAAGCGGGAGAAAATTTAGCCATTGTCCGCACGATTATTCGGTTAGCTCATGCGTTAAATAAAGATGTTGTTGCTGAAGGAGTAGAAACGGCTTATCAACTGGCACAATTGCGTTCTCTAGGCTGTGAATATGCTCAAGGGTATTTCTTTCTTAAACCTGTTCCGGCCGATATTGTGACAGCGTTTGTCGAGTCTAATCCTCAATGGTAA